A region of the Mauremys mutica isolate MM-2020 ecotype Southern chromosome 14, ASM2049712v1, whole genome shotgun sequence genome:
ATGTGAAACTTCGCTATCTTTGTTTTGATTTGCAGATTGAGACACTGATATTAGTGAGAAAAGCAGAGTTTCCTCACATGGCAGGCAGACaggaggagaagaaagacttCTGCCCTTTCTTTAGAAGCAATATCACTGACCGGACTCAGTAAAACAGATCTATACAAAGGCTGTCTCTTCCTAGTAAAGGAAAAATGTTGCTTCAAGTAAGTTAAAGTTGAAGCAACATTTCTCCCTTACTAGAAATAGTTTGTTCCTTGCATAGATGATTTGAAGATTAAGTGCCAGGACTTCTGTGCAATCTTAGACTATTTACAAATTACTGGTTCTGTAAACTTACCACTAgattatgaatatgctgaactgTGTCATCATTAAGCAACTCGACATTGATGTTATGGAGGTCTTCACCAGCAGAACAGAGAGTCTGAGCATAATCACAAAGTGATTGAGATATTCAGCATGTTTCATGTGACTCACCATTATCAATTTTTCTTACAACCATGCACTGAAGTTGAGTTGAGGGATATGTTTAACAGCTTTATTGGCTCACAAAACATTCTGCCCAAAAAGTGTTAGTCTGCACAGGTCTCCTTCCAACTTATCACTGGCTTTAGTTATGACTGACATTCTGAACACAAGATAATGGCCCATTAAACTAGGGTTGCTGCTGGTCAAGGAGCCAAATCTAAGTGGAAATAATTCAAGAAACAAGAGTTCTCAGCACACCCAGGGCACAGTGAGGCGTCAGTCTTGTTAGCTAACCAATATCCATCAACTTTCACAGCCAGAATCCCATCTTTCAAAGTCAGCAGTAGTGCAGACTGAACCAAGTTATTCACAGAATTTCTTTAGCCCAagtctcagagtagcagccgtgttagtctgtatccgcaaaaagaacaggagtacttgtggcaccttagagactaacagatttatttcagcataagctttcgtgggctacagctcacttcttcggatgcacagaatggaacacacagacaggagatatttatacatacagagaacatgaataaatatgtatgtataaatatctcctggctgtgtgttccattctatgcatccgaagaagtgagctgtagcccacgaaagctcatgctgaaataaatctgttagtctctaaggtgccacaagtactcctgttcttttagcccAAGAGTTCAGTTATTTTAGACTGTACGTCCTAGTGAAGGCGTAGgggaaatacagtaactcctcacttaaagttgtcccggttaacattgtttcattgttacgttgctgatcaaatagggaacatgctcatttaaagttgtgcaatgctcccttctaacatcgtttggcagccgcctgctttgtccactgcttgcaggaagagcagcccgttgcagccagctggtgggggcttagaaccagggtggaccagcagcccccctatcagctcctcgCTCACCatagttccctgtgcagcagctcccagcaggctagcaattgcagctgaccctcccccactgccatgtgctgctcctgccctctgctttgtcgctgctccccaagactcctgcttgctgtgcaggggaggggaggggaggggaggggaggaagaggggggtaatgtcagagtgtccccctctcccctgcatcccacttaccccatcttccatagagcagggggacacatgacaggactcaggacagagggagcttgctggcagcagcagctgatgtctgagcaagctgatctaattaacaaggcagtgtacttaaaggggaaacgcatctctttcacacacacacacacacacacacacacagtctgcaaTGCTCTTTCCCCTctttccattcctgctgccttgtagactgagagttaacccttgaaggCTCAGcaaattgctagttcatcatttagcaggaaGGTgttccctggaaaatatcccaccctctgactcctccacctcaaccaagctgcacaatcatcatcactgtgtaccactattaaattgtttgtttaaaacgtgtgtgtgtgtgtgtgtgtgtgagtgtgtgagtgtgtgtgtgtgagtgtgtgagagagagagagaaaaaattccctggaacctaaccccttcatttacattaattcttatggggaaattggattcacttaacattgtttcgcttaaagtcgcatttttcaggaacataactacaacgttaagtgaggagttactgtacatcaaATACTTATTTCACCTCAGTAGGCCTGGTCAGTATAGTCATTGGTATGATACCTAAAAAGCTTCATCATATGTCCAAGCGTTCGGACAAGATTCTAAGTCATTTACTAAACTGACACTAACGCAAtatttagctgttaccactcaagaaagatcttagagtcattgtggataattctctgaaaacatacactcaatgtgcagcagcagtcaaaaaagcaaacacaatgttgggaatcattaagaaaggtatacctaataagacagaaaatatattgcctctctataaatccatggaacgctcacatcttgaatactgcgtgcagatgtggtcattccatctcaaaaaagatatattggaattggaaaatgttcagaaaagggcaataaaaatgattaggggtatggaactgctgccatatgaggagcgattaataagactgggacttttcagcttggataaaaaaaaaagacgtctgcgggggtatgatagaggtctataaaatcatgactggtgtggagaaagtaaataaggaggtgctatttactccttctcctaatacaagaactaggggtcaccaaattaaattaatagcagcaggtttaaaaacaaacaaaaggaagtatttcttcacacaatgcacagtcaacctatggaactctttgccagaggatgttgtgaaggccgagaCTATAACAgagctcaaaaaagaactagataaattcatggaggataggtacatcaatggctattagccgggatgggcagggatggtgtctctaatctctgtttgccagaagctgggaacaggcgacaggggatggatcacctgatgattacctgttctgttcattccctctggggcacctggcattggccactgtcagaagacagaatactgggctagatggacctttggtcggacccagtatggccattcttatgttgttataATATGGAAAGTTAATAGAAATGTTCACTTCAGAAAGTGACCATTTTGAAAAGCCATTTTGTTTACAAGCTGCTCACTTAACTGTAGCAACTGCTACTGCTGGcaaagacaggaaaaaaaaaaaacattttccagaTACCCCTTTGTTTATATATTTGCCAGAGACAGATCATCTAAAGCATGTGAAACTGAAAAGTTAAGGTTTACTACCTTTCCATCAGCCAGAGGTATATTAACAAATGGAACAGCTTTTTCCCGAGGCACCGAGTTACTTCTTAGTGACATGGCTTGGACTTTTTCTCTCATAGGTACAGTTCTTGAGACAGCCATTTGTTGTAGTCTAGAAGTGGAATAGAAGAATAGAGTTTCACCTCTAATAAATTGCATTTTCATGTCCTACTGAGAGCCATTAGAGCCAATGTGATTCAGTAATAGCCAGTTTTGTAATGGGTGCACTTAATGGGTCCTCATTTTCTACTTTGTTCTACAAACCATTTAGAACTAACACTAAAGAAAACCCAAACATCTTATCATCTTGAAGGTAGTAGTGTTTATTGGCACCACCAGGTAATATTTTGCCAGTCTGGCAGGGTGCAATACAACTGAGAAATTCTAAGCCAATGATCAATCTTCAGTTGGGATTGGACATTTACATGGAGAAGAACAGTCTCCAGTTATCACAGTGAACACTAACACTCACCCTAAAGCATCAGTTTTTAAGCAAGTCTAATTATTAGGGAGTAGGAAAAGACTCATTAGCAACAGATTATCCAGGACTGaactactgcagggtttcttgcaccttcctctgaagcatctgatgttGGCTACTTTCAGAGGCAGGAGACTGGAGTAGGTGGATGACAGGTCTGACATGGAATTCCTATATTTCCCttgtatttaacattattttgtaCTGTAGTCAAAGGCAGGCTCCAATATTTGAGAGCAAGTATAATGTTTTAGGCATCTTTAACCTGAAAGAGACAGACGCTTGACACAATGGCATAATAATAGCAGGCCAGGGTAATGCTGTGAACCACTTTGTGGcgtcagggctgaatttggctatCTTACTATAAAGCATTTCACTTCATTCGGCAGGTTGTTTCTGCCAGAAGCACGTTCAGAATTACCAGCTTTAAGAACCTTTCCAGCTACAATGTGTAGTTTAACTGATTAGAAGTATTTGTATGAATTTATACTAAATGTTGCAAGTACTTTCAACCAAGAGTGAATTATTTCAGCTAAATTAGAGGTGCTGAAAACTTGTTTCTAAATGGTTATGCTTCTGTAAACTATAGTCAACACGTAGAGAAAGCTAGTAGTTTGTGCCCCATTAAGCCAGCTTCAGAAGGTAACCTTAATGATGAAAACATAGCCAGTACCTCCAGATTTCAGCACAAGTATAAATTGTATCCACTTCACTTcagtctcttcccccaccctcctccatGAACAGGAACTCTTTTAGAGGTAGAAGCCACCTTCCTTTCCTAAAATCTACAATGGCAGACACTGCATTTACAAAGATCTTCATTGTCTTGTTCAAAGGAGCATTCCTTATTTGGTATCCAGATATGTATGTAGTaagagtttaaaaagaaaagagatcaGTTGTGCTATGACCTGAAAGGCCTACCTTCTAGAAACACGTGGAGCAGATTTATAGTTTGCAGCTGTGCGATCAGATGTAGGAGCCTTAAAATGCCTCACATTTGGAGTAGAGAATGCAGATCTGCCAGAAAAACAGCATTTGCTTTTACACAGTACAGTACTTTTAGTCTAGAGAATTCCAGTTATGAAGCAGATATTTTAAATTCCCTAAGCAGAAGACTGGTAAGTTAAACAATGTTACAGTACTTTGTAGTTATCTAGTTagtgttgctttaaaaaaaggtggggtggggaggcacaGAAAAGGTGAAGTCCCTTACACAGTAAGATATCATCCACCAGAACCTAGCCTATGCAAGTAGAGGGGGCTAGAAGCAATATAGGATTATTTGTATTAGAAACTGCTTGAGAGAGCACAGTGAGCTGGACACAGTTAAGCAAAGGTTCCTATTCAGTCTCCTGGCAGTTTTAATCAAAAGTGGAGGGAGTTTTCCTATGATCAGTTCTCACAAGAATTCTTGAGAGGCCACATCTGAACCAGAGCCAGAGAACAGCCACTTCCAGTTTTGGATCCTAATGGGCCATAAAGATTGTTTTAGAGGTAGGGATTGAAGCCCTCCCTACACACAGAATAAAGAGAGAGTTAGCTTCAGGACCTGGTGTGAGCAAAACGCGACTGAACATTAAGGAAAAGCCGTGCACCAGAGACGGATACAACAGCTTTTGCCTACCCCAGAAGCTGACTAGTTTTACAGGTCAGTTTTGTGGATTTGAAAATTATCTGTAATCCTACATTAGGCGTAGGAATAACTAAACATACTTAAGGCTTTCTAGTTTTCTTCTCATGTACAGTATGAGTTGATTCAACATCTAGAGTACACTTTAAAAGAGGATAGAAGGTGTATGTTGAACTAGTAGACATGCTCAGAGTCTTAAAAAGTGAACAGTTGCAATACGTAATTGCACAGATTTTTATGCCTATTTGACTGGAGACATCAGTTCCTTTGACTCACAAATCAAAGAAGAGTAGACTTCAGCTCATCTTTGCTATAAGTAGCTCAAATAGATATTCCACTACGGATATTCATGCAAATCCCTTTCAGATGTTAAAATTAGCAAAACTACTACATAGTTTGTTATTCTTGTTAACTGAAGCATGTCAGGTTACCTAAAGGCTACTTTCCTCCATTAAACGTTGTCTGCAATTAAAGATTAACtagatatttttatattatacacACAATTGGATGCACAAGTGTATACATTCAAATGGATTGCAGTATATCCCTTTAGCAGCCACCccatttgggggaagggggacaggacAAAAGTCATCTGATTAAAATTTACTTCAGTAGAGTAAATCACACAAAATCTGATCCATCTTGTGTAATGTTCATTAAATGCTTTCTTCGTAGCAGAGTTAAAAATCACGGCGATTTCTTTGAAAAGCCACTCAGTccaaataaattacaaaaattaCTCTAGATCATAGTCTTACCTAGAAAGAGAATGgttttctttgagatgtgtgccAGAAGCTAAAGAAACCAGTGATTTTGTTTTAGACACcttaaaacaaatacataaaaaatTAAGCATTGTTAGAATAAATGACATTAAATGTAATAGGACTGAGAATTTCAGATGATGAAGACTTAAACCTCCTAAAACCACTGTTGAATAGGGAATTAtacccactttacagatgagtaaactgaggcacgtgAAATTCCTATGCTATGGCTTCATCGTATAGAACTGTTTATGGTCTTACTTGTCCTGACAGGTCAGTACACTACATAACACTGTTTTTGCAAGAGCCATTTTGGCACATCTACACAGATGCTTGTACCACTAGATCAAGTCTTTTTGCTGGATGTGGGGGAGAAGACCCATGTCATAATGCCCAGTTGAAACCTGCAAGTCATTGAGCAAAATCAAGTCACTGAGTTGTGAGACAGAGTTAAAATTGGATAAGTTGATGCAGATGCAATGCTTTTTATCACTGTTGGTCTCTAAAAACAACCCATACAAATATGGGGAGCTATGTACTGAACACAAGGTGGGattcaaacaaacagaaaaatcaagTTAGGGACTTTAGAGGATATGGTGGGACTTCAATGATTCAGCAGGATGGACCCTTACCAGAGAGTTACTCAATTTCAGGAGGAGACTTAAAAAATAGTGCTGAGTTTACAGCAAATGATTGTTGTACTGTACATGAATTAATAAAAGTATTATCTGTTGACTACAAAACTACTTCACAATAggattttatattaaaattaattaaaataagcaTATTGAACCACAGCTGATTCTGAATTAAGAATagttcatattttttttttaaaataaatagtttaTTTTAAGATGACAAGCAAGCAACTGACCAGGGACCAACTGAGGTAGCCTCAGGTTTCAGGACAGATCTAGTCCTGGTTattttccttgaacacatacctTTTTAGATGCTTTTCTGGCAGGCACAGTCTCCTCATCTTTATATTCAACAATTGTAGTTACCTTAACTACAAAAAAGACAATTCAAAGTGGATTAGAAATACATGGAATATTAATAGCTCCAGTGATGGGCACAACGACAAGTCCATTTAGTTCTACATTGACTGTTAGTAGACAAACAGCAATTGATTCCACCATTTGATGGCCATTTGGCACTTGGTTCAATGCTTAGGTGGATTGCAAGTGTGCCCAACATCATAACTACTATATATGGATCTCCACCCTCACTGACATATCTGGGATGCCAAGGATACCAAGCCACTCTCTCACCCTTAGAAATGACCCCCTCCAGAGTAGGTTCAGACCACTGTGACAGAGGTGC
Encoded here:
- the LOC123349484 gene encoding borealin-2-like isoform X2, translated to MSLKKRVAAGKKRSADSGVETERGALTQAQKDQRISLFLRGFNQQAKENLQEMKKEIDSLLQTAEKTFRVELLKMPVAVRKMKRKDLLNLQGREEAAVVAAAVVANDCSVEDIPNTRLVRNCSKRVKVTTIVEYKDEETVPARKASKKVSKTKSLVSLASGTHLKENHSLSRSAFSTPNVRHFKAPTSDRTAANYKSAPRVSRRLQQMAVSRTVPMREKVQAMSLRSNSVPREKAVPFVNIPLADGKTLCSAGEDLHNINVELLNDDTVQHIHNLVSQLTVLCGKATVKPS